From a single Pseudorasbora parva isolate DD20220531a chromosome 17, ASM2467924v1, whole genome shotgun sequence genomic region:
- the il22ra2 gene encoding interleukin-22 receptor subunit alpha-2 codes for MFALTGSQRVDLVFATALLCWADCSPSQQDDLAPLEVKFHSLDFRNVLHWKHPHKAAKHLTYFVQHKIYGDKEWSDSDHCQGIPKLECDLSQATSDPREWYYARVRSNSSEGFSSWVLSQRFYPQWETSFSPPQIKLTVTGQTITVQIRPPRTPLRGQKGSRIRVTKLQKLTFRIYLMHDGVEEEIHEMDSCSKDLVIEGLHPKTTYCLQALSVTPRSGRKSLRSSSTCVNTH; via the exons ATGTTTGCCCTGACTGGATCTCAACGGGTGGACCTTGTTTTTGCGACGGCCCTTCTCTGCTGGGCAGACT GTAGCCCTTCTCAGCAGGATGATTTGGCTCCCCTCGAAGTAAAATTCCATTCTTTGGACTTCAGAAACGTCTTACACTGGAAACATCCACACAAAGCTGCCAAACACCTGACATATTTTGTTCAGCATAAAAT ATACGGAGACAAAGAGTGGAGTGATTCTGACCACTGTCAAGGCATCCCCAAGCTCGAGTGTGACCTGAGCCAGGCGACATCAGATCCCAGAGAATGGTACTACGCCAGGGTCCGTTCCAACTCCTCTGAGGGCTTCTCGTCATGGGTCCTTAGCCAAAGGTTTTACCCTCAGTGGGAAA CCAGTTTCAGCCCACCCCAGATAAAGCTGACTGTGACAGGACAGACCATTACAGTTCAGATCAGACCTCCGAGGACACCACTGCGAGGACAGAAGGGCTCAAGAATAAGAGTGACAAAACTCCAGAAACTGACATTCAGAATATACTTAATGCACGATGGTGTAGAAGAG GAAATTCATGAAATGGACAGTTGCTCTAAGGACCTTGTGATTGAGGGGCTACATCCCAAAACCACCTACTGCCTTCAGGCTCTGTCCGTTACTCCTCGCTCAGGCCGCAAAAGCTTACGGAGTTCCAGCACCTGCGTCAACACTCATTGA